From a single Candidatus Zixiibacteriota bacterium genomic region:
- a CDS encoding T9SS type A sorting domain-containing protein, which yields MKGKLLFLTVVIGCLFIGNNLKAIELQPTDDMYIDTLTTVPHSPDELIVANEPVEPHVNQILMKFDISPYMGEQIDDAILHLYRFYGCGQGNTVANFYEVTEEWDEDTWPEDTYISHDNNSWCRYTFNIMGWNNIYLTDIIQFWLDGNMENRGFVIEGESGTRLSKIYSKEAPDFNPYLELLGITSINEAEVVPLDFDFNIYPNPFNAFASINYSLAKTSNISVEVYDILGKKVETLASTIQPAGSYQINWNANEHPSGVYFCRLSIDDNSSVKKVVLLK from the coding sequence ATGAAAGGTAAGCTATTGTTTTTGACGGTTGTGATTGGATGTTTATTTATCGGCAACAACCTCAAGGCTATTGAATTGCAGCCAACTGATGATATGTATATTGATACTCTAACCACTGTGCCTCATTCACCTGATGAACTAATAGTGGCCAACGAACCGGTTGAACCTCATGTTAACCAGATTTTGATGAAGTTCGATATCTCTCCCTATATGGGCGAACAAATTGATGATGCTATACTTCATCTGTATCGTTTTTATGGGTGCGGTCAAGGTAATACTGTTGCCAATTTCTACGAGGTAACCGAAGAATGGGATGAAGATACCTGGCCTGAAGATACCTATATCAGCCATGATAATAATTCCTGGTGCAGATATACATTTAACATAATGGGTTGGAATAATATTTATCTCACCGATATAATTCAATTTTGGCTTGACGGCAACATGGAAAATCGCGGCTTTGTTATTGAGGGCGAATCGGGCACCCGGCTCAGTAAAATATATTCAAAAGAAGCGCCTGATTTTAATCCCTACCTTGAGCTGCTGGGCATAACAAGCATCAATGAAGCAGAAGTTGTTCCGTTGGATTTCGATTTCAATATTTACCCTAATCCATTTAATGCTTTTGCATCTATTAATTACAGTTTAGCAAAAACAAGCAATATTTCTGTAGAGGTATATGATATCCTCGGTAAAAAAGTTGAAACTCTTGCCAGCACAATACAGCCTGCCGGAAGTTATCAAATTAACTGGAATGCTAATGAGCATCCATCCGGCGTATATTTCTGCCGCTTGAGTATTGATGATAATTCCAGCGTAAAGAAAGTTGTGCTGTTGAAATAG
- a CDS encoding heavy-metal-associated domain-containing protein: MVISIEGMSCGGCIGKITSALNKIDGVKSVEVTLEPGAAIVVYESDKANDDVLLKAVADLGYKASCGDKVVGKATHCKSHGKKEIAEHTSDSHNYVQNKDHKEGSHHKGDTHLTKSNGAVHVCPTVKCKEMKEFHEAMHPIHTAIEANDYKAARLGYPELSKKAKIVEHMNRDSKCRGDKEACKVLSTRLVECVKKLGDACKDDDNSQLAEAFEQVHDAYAAFGKVCK; encoded by the coding sequence ATGGTTATTTCTATTGAGGGAATGTCCTGCGGTGGATGTATCGGCAAGATTACGAGCGCCCTCAACAAAATTGATGGGGTTAAGTCGGTTGAGGTTACTCTTGAGCCGGGTGCGGCTATTGTAGTTTACGAATCCGATAAGGCTAACGATGATGTTCTGCTTAAGGCGGTGGCTGATTTAGGCTATAAAGCATCCTGCGGCGACAAGGTTGTTGGCAAGGCGACTCATTGTAAAAGTCATGGCAAAAAGGAAATTGCCGAACATACCTCCGATTCACATAATTATGTGCAGAACAAAGACCATAAGGAAGGCTCTCATCATAAGGGCGACACGCATCTTACGAAGTCTAATGGTGCTGTTCATGTATGCCCTACTGTGAAATGCAAAGAGATGAAAGAGTTTCACGAGGCAATGCATCCGATACATACGGCGATTGAGGCTAATGATTATAAGGCGGCGCGTTTGGGATACCCCGAATTGTCTAAGAAGGCTAAAATTGTTGAGCATATGAATCGTGATAGCAAATGCAGGGGCGACAAGGAAGCCTGCAAGGTTTTGAGCACTCGTTTGGTAGAGTGCGTAAAGAAGCTGGGCGATGCTTGCAAGGATGATGATAATAGCCAGCTGGCTGAGGCATTTGAACAAGTTCATGATGCGTATGCAGCATTTGGGAAAGTTTGCAAATAG
- a CDS encoding helix-turn-helix transcriptional regulator, translating to MKNKIREMRLKKGLSQAEVAEIIRVSRQTIISIEKGVCVPSTLLALRLSKLFGKTVNELFSLPGKK from the coding sequence ATTAAAAACAAAATTAGGGAAATGCGCCTTAAAAAAGGACTATCACAGGCAGAAGTTGCTGAGATAATTAGAGTTAGCCGCCAAACAATTATCTCGATAGAGAAAGGGGTATGCGTACCCTCAACCCTTTTGGCGTTAAGGCTATCAAAACTGTTTGGTAAAACAGTTAACGAATTATTCTCACTTCCCGGCAAGAAGTAG
- a CDS encoding DUF4145 domain-containing protein has product MIIECSHCEAKVEAIEIAEHKTMDPDFFVESRVVLTKCPICKNAIVVSQKLLEIKPGKHEWAATKRLWPDTDEHIDDSLPEAVRSSLKEAMKCFHSKAYIACASMCSRVLEGICLDNKPKTKAMSDGLKGLLDSKIIDSRMFEWGESLNNQRKIGAHTTEQKISRADAQYLLDFTNSICDYIYVLNNRYAKYINRNAAGK; this is encoded by the coding sequence AGCATAAAACGATGGACCCCGATTTCTTTGTCGAATCGAGAGTGGTGCTGACAAAATGCCCGATTTGTAAAAATGCGATAGTTGTCAGCCAGAAACTGTTGGAGATTAAGCCCGGTAAGCATGAATGGGCGGCCACTAAAAGACTCTGGCCCGATACCGACGAGCATATTGATGATTCTTTGCCGGAGGCGGTTAGAAGTTCGCTTAAGGAAGCGATGAAATGTTTCCATTCGAAAGCCTATATCGCTTGCGCCTCGATGTGCAGTCGTGTGCTTGAGGGAATATGTCTTGATAATAAACCCAAAACCAAGGCTATGTCCGATGGTTTAAAGGGCTTACTCGACAGCAAAATAATCGACAGCCGGATGTTTGAATGGGGCGAGTCGCTGAATAACCAACGCAAGATAGGCGCTCATACCACCGAACAAAAGATATCCCGCGCGGATGCTCAGTACCTGCTGGATTTTACTAATTCAATCTGCGATTACATTTATGTGTTGAATAACCGATATGCGAAATATATAAACAGGAATGCGGCGGGCAAGTAG
- a CDS encoding terminase family protein, whose amino-acid sequence MNKTTPWRKALHDPVFFAREYLEFEPHHGQQDWLRNSTGFENALVTGNRWGKSEIQAVKLIHRSIFQLRQIKYDKPNHYRALNVSITLDQAQIIFAKILALLERNKKIKTLVKKIKATPYSTILFRNGTELTARTSANRGEHLLGNDYDYVNFDEAAYEPQAEAVVEGALKMRLADRAGMLDYSSTPNGYNWFYHRCKLINKDNRGYVHHGSSYENPFLSIESLNYLKQSMTPDRAAQHLMGQFSSFEGRLIPEAILQKANRDAVGLAAPESGRHYAHGWDLARKLTYTVGIVLDITAKPYQLVHVERYQRDWPEIIGRIKTLFGIYGGRVLIDSTGIGDVVLSELDDIKAEGFNFAGGNREKLMANLERSFFSGEIALPEYSIQQPDGSMWSLLDELRALDVGYENAGDGVCALALAIWAADSRNRLVIPAIPAVGGF is encoded by the coding sequence ATGAACAAAACAACCCCCTGGCGGAAAGCCCTGCATGACCCGGTGTTTTTCGCCCGCGAATATCTCGAATTCGAGCCGCATCACGGCCAGCAAGACTGGCTGAGAAACTCGACCGGCTTCGAGAATGCCCTCGTTACCGGCAACCGCTGGGGCAAGTCGGAGATTCAGGCGGTGAAACTTATCCATCGCTCGATATTCCAATTGCGGCAGATAAAATACGACAAGCCGAATCATTATCGCGCTCTCAATGTCAGCATCACGCTCGACCAGGCGCAGATTATCTTCGCCAAAATATTAGCCCTGCTTGAGCGCAATAAGAAAATCAAAACGCTGGTGAAAAAAATCAAAGCGACACCCTATTCGACTATCCTGTTTCGCAATGGCACCGAGCTTACCGCCCGCACCAGCGCAAATAGGGGAGAGCACCTTCTCGGCAATGATTACGACTATGTCAATTTTGATGAAGCCGCCTATGAGCCGCAGGCAGAGGCGGTAGTCGAGGGCGCGCTCAAGATGCGTCTTGCCGACCGCGCCGGTATGCTCGATTACAGCTCGACTCCGAATGGCTACAACTGGTTTTACCATCGCTGTAAATTGATTAACAAAGACAACCGCGGGTATGTGCATCACGGCAGTTCTTATGAAAACCCTTTCCTTTCAATAGAATCACTCAATTACTTGAAGCAAAGCATGACTCCCGACCGCGCCGCTCAGCATCTGATGGGGCAGTTCTCGTCATTCGAGGGGCGGCTTATACCGGAGGCGATTTTGCAGAAAGCAAATCGTGATGCTGTCGGATTAGCCGCGCCGGAATCGGGACGGCATTACGCGCATGGCTGGGACTTAGCCCGCAAGCTGACATATACGGTCGGGATTGTGCTTGATATTACCGCCAAGCCGTATCAGCTTGTGCATGTCGAACGCTACCAGCGCGACTGGCCGGAGATAATCGGCCGGATAAAGACGTTATTCGGCATATATGGCGGACGAGTGCTAATAGACTCAACCGGTATCGGCGATGTTGTCTTATCCGAGCTTGATGATATCAAGGCTGAGGGCTTCAATTTTGCCGGCGGCAACCGCGAGAAGCTAATGGCTAATCTCGAACGGTCGTTTTTCTCCGGCGAGATAGCTCTGCCCGAGTACAGCATCCAACAGCCGGATGGTTCAATGTGGAGTTTACTTGATGAACTTCGCGCTTTGGATGTCGGCTATGAAAATGCCGGGGATGGTGTCTGCGCATTGGCGTTGGCAATCTGGGCGGCGGATTCGAGAAACAGGCTTGTCATACCCGCGATTCCGGCAGTCGGCGGGTTTTAG
- a CDS encoding PQQ-binding-like beta-propeller repeat protein: MIKKCSLIIFMILPLVIFSCVDKREQAKTNWQIFKGDNQRTAVSPDPGPGKIPDMSWLCNLQTRITSSPVIYDSMLYCGTDTGLIAINIYEEQTRWFFKTAKKVFSTPAVDSNTVYFGSWDKNFYALDRNTKAVNWVFADSGAFSSSPLVDDSLVYIGNYSGYVYALGKYDGKVVWSFKTDYWVVSSPAVYREKLFIGSSDTYLYCLDRYDGKLIWKFKTNKDIVSTPVINVNNNLVYIGSHDHSMYGVDIATGDEVWHFETGDIVYSSPALFNNKIYFGSLDSVLYCLDAATGDEKWNFGTYGEIYSSPAIASGIVYFLSYDNDLYAVNANSGAMEYNIFNHEISNCSPAVYGDMLIYGDLSGIIYKLAGH; the protein is encoded by the coding sequence ATGATAAAAAAATGCAGCCTGATAATTTTCATGATATTGCCGCTTGTCATATTCTCATGCGTCGATAAGCGGGAGCAAGCTAAAACCAATTGGCAAATTTTTAAAGGCGATAATCAGCGTACGGCGGTTTCGCCAGACCCAGGACCCGGAAAAATTCCTGATATGTCATGGCTGTGTAATTTGCAAACAAGGATAACATCATCGCCGGTTATCTATGACAGCATGCTTTATTGCGGCACCGATACCGGGCTTATAGCGATAAATATATATGAAGAACAGACTCGCTGGTTTTTCAAAACTGCCAAGAAAGTCTTTTCAACGCCCGCCGTAGACAGCAATACAGTCTATTTCGGTTCATGGGATAAAAATTTTTACGCCCTCGATAGAAACACCAAAGCGGTCAATTGGGTATTCGCCGATTCGGGAGCGTTTTCAAGTTCGCCGTTGGTTGATGACAGTCTGGTTTATATTGGCAACTACAGCGGTTATGTTTATGCGCTTGGCAAATATGACGGCAAGGTTGTCTGGAGTTTCAAAACCGATTATTGGGTCGTTAGCTCACCGGCGGTTTATCGGGAAAAGCTTTTTATCGGCAGTTCTGATACTTATCTATATTGTTTGGATAGATATGACGGCAAGCTGATATGGAAATTTAAAACCAATAAAGATATAGTCTCAACGCCTGTAATTAATGTTAATAACAACTTAGTCTATATCGGCAGTCATGACCATAGCATGTATGGCGTTGATATAGCTACCGGCGATGAGGTCTGGCATTTCGAGACTGGCGATATAGTATATTCATCCCCTGCTTTATTCAATAACAAAATATATTTCGGCTCGCTTGATTCGGTGTTGTATTGCCTTGATGCCGCAACTGGCGATGAGAAATGGAATTTTGGCACCTACGGCGAGATATACAGCAGTCCGGCGATAGCCTCAGGTATAGTCTATTTCCTGTCTTATGACAACGACTTGTATGCTGTTAATGCCAACAGCGGCGCTATGGAATACAACATTTTCAACCATGAAATATCGAATTGCTCACCGGCTGTATATGGCGATATGTTAATTTACGGGGACTTATCAGGGATAATATATAAATTGGCGGGACATTAG
- a CDS encoding tetratricopeptide repeat protein gives MRKILFTVVLSASLLSLLLTCSKKSDMTIRYEMEKKLDEIEHLKSQMSIKGQQLSDSNLNSLVKEYESVAKMTSLPGNAADTLTANEELKKSWHLTLAAYTNIGILYRFVKDYDKAYEYFKIVAKSCASSPIERMASIFNMAKCREQTRKYVEASALYDTLAILYMPNAKPLNPNMDALDAPIRSAEMWQKIGDINKYNEKLEQGRNYFISFRDKFTGTPLENIILGKIAATYLHQKKYSQAIEIMQSAKAVGDSLGNNAGQTPPHLLMMIADVYMKNMKQFKNAEKTYRKFIKIYPQHDKLASAYLGLGLSLYQQGKYAKARKVFRNIEDMPKATAKTAAEAYYAIALCYEKEGYWEKAIGQFNVVQAAFPGSDKAFEAGLYMASYYKNKGEKKLANKTFNETELYIKRYANSETNTPMQIARAMGYLVKCYTEREDFNKAIETLTQVYNKYPQLPEGKLAPLRIADLYESILKEPNKAAQWLKIFLEANPDDEKYMQIMAHIKKLE, from the coding sequence ATGAGAAAAATATTATTCACAGTAGTTTTATCAGCAAGCCTGTTAAGCTTATTATTGACCTGCAGTAAAAAATCCGATATGACGATTCGTTATGAGATGGAGAAAAAGCTCGACGAAATCGAACATCTTAAATCTCAAATGTCAATAAAAGGCCAGCAATTATCCGACAGCAACTTGAATAGCCTTGTTAAGGAGTATGAGAGCGTGGCGAAAATGACGTCTCTTCCCGGCAATGCCGCCGACACATTAACTGCCAATGAAGAGCTTAAAAAATCATGGCATCTGACACTGGCGGCATATACCAATATTGGCATATTGTACAGGTTTGTAAAGGATTATGACAAAGCCTATGAGTATTTCAAGATTGTTGCTAAAAGCTGCGCAAGCAGCCCGATTGAAAGAATGGCATCGATTTTTAATATGGCAAAATGCCGCGAGCAAACCAGAAAATATGTCGAAGCCTCAGCCTTGTATGATACGCTTGCCATTTTGTATATGCCAAATGCAAAACCTCTTAATCCCAATATGGATGCTTTAGATGCTCCTATCAGGTCGGCTGAAATGTGGCAAAAGATTGGTGATATAAACAAATACAATGAAAAGCTCGAACAAGGCAGAAATTACTTCATCTCATTCAGGGATAAATTCACCGGTACGCCATTAGAAAATATTATTCTTGGTAAAATCGCAGCAACCTATTTGCATCAGAAAAAATATTCGCAGGCAATCGAAATCATGCAATCAGCAAAAGCCGTCGGAGACTCATTAGGCAACAACGCAGGCCAGACACCGCCGCATCTGCTTATGATGATTGCCGATGTTTATATGAAAAACATGAAGCAATTCAAGAATGCCGAAAAAACATATCGCAAATTTATAAAAATATATCCCCAGCATGATAAGCTTGCCTCCGCATATCTCGGATTGGGATTGAGTTTATATCAGCAGGGGAAATATGCTAAAGCGCGAAAGGTTTTTAGAAATATAGAAGACATGCCTAAAGCGACAGCGAAAACAGCGGCAGAGGCATACTATGCCATCGCTTTATGTTATGAAAAGGAAGGATACTGGGAAAAAGCTATCGGTCAGTTTAATGTGGTGCAGGCGGCATTCCCCGGCTCGGATAAAGCGTTTGAGGCGGGGCTGTATATGGCAAGTTATTACAAAAACAAAGGTGAAAAGAAGTTGGCCAATAAAACATTCAATGAAACCGAGCTGTATATAAAAAGATATGCTAATTCCGAAACAAACACGCCTATGCAAATAGCGAGAGCGATGGGTTATCTTGTGAAATGCTATACGGAAAGGGAAGATTTTAACAAGGCCATCGAGACGCTGACGCAGGTCTATAACAAATATCCTCAATTGCCCGAGGGCAAACTGGCGCCATTGAGAATAGCTGATCTCTATGAGAGCATATTAAAAGAACCCAACAAAGCGGCGCAATGGCTGAAAATATTTTTAGAGGCTAATCCTGATGATGAAAAGTATATGCAGATTATGGCGCATATAAAAAAGTTGGAGTAG
- a CDS encoding bacteriohemerythrin, whose protein sequence is MHIKLADELLTGNKIIDEQHKELFKRIDLAFQATKQGKGAQKTNEALTFLEFYMFEHFHNEEKLQFDYAFPEFEAHKKQHDTFKKEYYKLKEKINKETDDYSLVIQLLDLIVDWFSRHIKRMDKNVSAHIIKTNKIEQQAQ, encoded by the coding sequence ATGCATATAAAATTAGCTGACGAATTATTAACTGGCAATAAAATCATAGATGAACAACACAAAGAGCTGTTCAAGAGAATAGATTTAGCTTTTCAGGCGACTAAACAAGGAAAAGGCGCTCAAAAAACAAATGAGGCGTTGACATTTTTAGAGTTTTACATGTTCGAACATTTTCACAATGAAGAAAAACTGCAGTTTGATTATGCCTTCCCTGAATTTGAAGCGCATAAGAAACAACACGATACCTTTAAAAAAGAATATTACAAATTAAAGGAAAAGATAAATAAAGAAACCGATGATTATTCATTGGTGATTCAACTTCTCGATTTAATAGTCGATTGGTTTTCACGGCATATCAAGAGGATGGATAAAAACGTAAGCGCCCATATTATCAAAACCAATAAAATTGAACAGCAAGCTCAATAG
- a CDS encoding DEAD/DEAH box helicase: protein MRIDDLIRYGFPRRIIECWRNDGLEYLLPLQMEAIKSFGLLKDESLLISGPTSSGKTLCGELAAVRAAANNRKALFLTPMKALASEKYHKFKKRYRRAGFKIIIVSSDYPENRRRFIKGDYDLAIVVYEIFDSLTAANLACLEIAGTVILDEFQLVATSDRGQAYESAISKIRHHSSKIQIIGLIGGLNECELFSKWLGIPLLKSTSRPVELHRGILFNGKFSFKRCNDCHEGTEYFTSANEDNNIIPDGASITPELYHGIKYLTDKNEQVLIFVSTRNACQRLAEGLADMLRLPPAESIIERFDDMPDTCQKNILMECLKNGVCFHNADLSLPYRRLLEDGFQSGEIRAIVSTSTLALGVNLPSRNVFIEAVKYYDGFNGEAVLKPLMMYDYNQISGRAGRLGLEKDFGRAIIIADDETRKELLWDSYIYGMSAPVVEPFDTEKLASLLLKWISCGLVKDDNDTKYYLSNCLRGYRESFGSLAVNAVYELLNKYNFIKYKGCRLCCTNLGRVAAGYNIDLNSAALIHEQFSKYSYEDNLLSWLFFFTTIPRMYKLQRTVGASFQCAVGSPNPTAYCDIINKTLADYDETPVGLLAKYLENPDSSISPGMIQTFLLLTEIIAPAPTIEIEMKYNAGWGRIKNIGEQYANIMRATADIGEGCGLIQNKKKNLLNYAECLYHGLPSESLIFARLKISLLERDFILRLNNAGIAVPSDVVNSGFDIISTLLPYRVADSLFKRCSKMMPANDKPDDITAATEKQPLAVKKNGSRYELTINGSMVSLQPRLYSYFHKLYNADNPEGWLDKNFLDAGVNQVKYIYKLKKALKGITGIVIEGDGGGRYRLMMEKISRLEKV from the coding sequence ATGCGAATCGATGATTTAATTCGCTATGGTTTTCCCCGACGGATTATCGAATGTTGGCGCAATGATGGGTTGGAATACCTTTTGCCATTGCAGATGGAGGCTATTAAATCATTTGGCCTTTTAAAGGATGAGAGCTTATTGATAAGCGGGCCGACATCATCGGGCAAAACTTTATGCGGCGAGTTGGCGGCAGTAAGGGCGGCTGCCAATAACCGCAAAGCTTTATTCCTAACGCCCATGAAAGCACTTGCCTCTGAAAAATATCATAAGTTTAAAAAGCGCTATCGGCGGGCAGGCTTTAAAATTATTATTGTATCATCCGATTACCCGGAAAATCGGCGGCGGTTCATAAAAGGTGATTATGATCTGGCGATTGTCGTTTATGAGATATTCGATTCTCTTACAGCTGCCAATCTTGCCTGCCTTGAGATAGCCGGGACTGTCATACTTGATGAGTTCCAGCTTGTAGCGACATCCGACCGCGGCCAGGCTTATGAGTCGGCAATATCCAAAATCAGGCATCACTCCTCGAAAATACAAATTATCGGTTTAATCGGGGGGCTTAATGAGTGCGAACTTTTTTCGAAATGGCTTGGTATTCCGTTGTTAAAATCTACCAGCCGGCCGGTAGAACTTCACCGCGGAATACTATTCAACGGTAAATTTTCTTTTAAACGCTGCAACGACTGCCATGAGGGAACCGAATATTTCACCTCTGCAAATGAAGATAATAATATCATACCGGATGGAGCGAGTATAACGCCCGAGTTATATCATGGCATAAAATATCTGACCGACAAAAACGAGCAGGTGCTGATATTCGTCTCCACTCGAAATGCTTGTCAGAGATTAGCCGAAGGCTTAGCTGATATGCTCCGCCTGCCGCCGGCCGAGTCGATTATAGAGCGTTTTGATGATATGCCCGACACCTGCCAGAAAAATATTCTGATGGAATGTCTAAAAAACGGTGTTTGCTTTCACAATGCCGATTTGAGTTTACCTTACAGAAGACTCTTAGAGGATGGTTTCCAGTCGGGGGAAATTCGGGCGATTGTCTCAACCTCAACTTTGGCATTGGGCGTTAATTTGCCCTCGCGAAATGTTTTTATAGAGGCGGTTAAGTATTACGATGGTTTCAATGGCGAGGCGGTTTTAAAGCCGCTTATGATGTATGATTATAATCAGATATCAGGCCGGGCGGGACGGTTGGGATTGGAAAAAGATTTCGGTCGGGCGATAATTATTGCCGATGACGAAACCCGCAAAGAACTGCTCTGGGATTCCTATATTTACGGCATGTCCGCGCCGGTTGTCGAACCGTTCGATACCGAAAAACTCGCCAGCCTGCTATTGAAATGGATATCCTGCGGACTTGTTAAAGATGACAACGACACGAAATATTATCTAAGCAATTGCTTGCGCGGCTATAGAGAAAGTTTCGGCAGTTTAGCCGTTAATGCAGTCTATGAACTTCTAAATAAATATAACTTTATCAAATATAAGGGCTGTCGTTTATGCTGTACAAATCTTGGCAGAGTAGCTGCCGGTTATAATATCGATTTAAATTCAGCCGCTTTGATTCATGAACAGTTTAGTAAATACAGCTATGAGGACAATTTGCTTAGCTGGCTGTTCTTTTTCACAACTATCCCGCGAATGTATAAACTTCAACGTACTGTCGGAGCATCATTTCAATGTGCTGTCGGGTCCCCGAACCCGACAGCATACTGTGACATTATAAACAAAACGCTTGCCGATTACGATGAAACGCCTGTTGGCTTGCTGGCAAAATATCTTGAAAATCCCGACAGCTCGATAAGTCCCGGCATGATACAAACATTTCTCCTATTAACGGAGATTATCGCGCCGGCGCCGACAATCGAGATAGAGATGAAATATAATGCCGGCTGGGGGCGGATAAAAAATATCGGCGAACAGTATGCCAACATAATGAGGGCGACAGCGGATATCGGCGAAGGCTGCGGCTTAATTCAAAATAAGAAGAAGAACCTGCTTAATTATGCAGAGTGTTTGTATCATGGCTTGCCTTCCGAAAGCCTGATATTTGCCCGTCTGAAAATATCATTGCTCGAACGCGACTTTATATTAAGGCTAAACAATGCCGGCATAGCTGTTCCTTCCGATGTAGTCAACTCCGGTTTCGATATTATATCGACGCTGCTGCCTTATCGAGTGGCTGATAGTTTGTTTAAGAGATGTTCAAAGATGATGCCGGCAAATGATAAGCCTGATGATATTACAGCAGCGACTGAAAAACAGCCGCTTGCAGTAAAGAAAAACGGTTCCCGCTATGAGCTGACGATTAACGGCAGTATGGTCAGCCTTCAGCCGCGATTGTATTCATATTTCCACAAGCTGTATAACGCTGATAATCCGGAGGGTTGGCTCGACAAAAACTTCCTGGATGCCGGAGTCAACCAGGTAAAGTATATCTACAAGCTGAAGAAAGCATTGAAAGGCATTACGGGTATAGTCATAGAGGGCGATGGCGGCGGACGGTATCGGTTGATGATGGAGAAGATAAGCAGATTAGAAAAGGTTTAA